A portion of the Pseudomonas sp. PSE14 genome contains these proteins:
- a CDS encoding CreA family protein, giving the protein MRKGLMAALMLLPMLANAEEIGEVSTVFKWVGPNDKILVEAFDDPKVEGVSCYLSRAKTGGVKGGLGLAEDRAEASISCRQVGPIRFVGELKDGEEVFKQRTSLVFKSMQVVRFFDKKRNALVYLVYSDRVIEGSPQNAVTAIPIMPWPTK; this is encoded by the coding sequence ATGCGCAAGGGATTGATGGCGGCGCTGATGCTGCTGCCGATGCTGGCGAATGCCGAAGAGATCGGTGAAGTGTCCACGGTCTTCAAGTGGGTTGGTCCCAACGACAAGATCCTGGTGGAGGCTTTTGATGACCCCAAGGTCGAGGGTGTCAGCTGCTACCTGTCCCGCGCCAAGACTGGCGGCGTGAAGGGCGGGCTGGGGTTGGCGGAGGATCGCGCCGAGGCGTCGATCTCCTGTCGTCAGGTCGGCCCGATCCGTTTCGTCGGTGAGCTCAAGGATGGCGAGGAGGTGTTCAAGCAGCGCACCTCGCTAGTGTTCAAGAGCATGCAGGTGGTGCGTTTCTTCGACAAGAAGCGCAACGCGCTGGTTTATCTGGTCTACAGCGACCGGGTGATCGAGGGCAGCCCGCAGAATGCGGTGACGGCGATTCCGATCATGCCGTGGCCGACCAAGTAA
- the rpsT gene encoding 30S ribosomal protein S20 yields MANTPSAKKRAKQAEKRRSHNASLRSMVRTYIKNVVKAVDAKDLPKAQAALVAAVPVIDRMADKGIIHKNKAARHKSRLNAHVKALATA; encoded by the coding sequence GTGGCCAACACACCTTCCGCCAAAAAACGCGCCAAACAGGCTGAGAAGCGTCGCAGCCACAACGCCAGCCTGCGTTCCATGGTTCGTACCTACATCAAGAACGTAGTCAAAGCAGTCGACGCCAAGGACCTGCCGAAGGCCCAGGCCGCTCTGGTTGCTGCTGTACCGGTTATCGACCGTATGGCTGACAAAGGCATCATCCACAAGAACAAGGCCGCTCGCCACAAGAGCCGCCTGAACGCCCACGTGAAGGCCCTGGCCACCGCGTAA
- the murJ gene encoding murein biosynthesis integral membrane protein MurJ, translating into MNLLKSLAAVSSMTMISRVLGFVRDTIVARMFGAGMATDAFFVAFKLPNLLRRIFAEGAFSQAFVPILAEYKTQQGEEATRTFIAYVSGLLTLILALVTALGILAAPWVIWVTAPGFVDSPEKFELTSALLRVTFPYILLISLASLAGAILNTWNRFSVPAFVPTLLNVSMILFSLFLTPYFDPPIMALGWAVLAGGLAQLLYQLPHLKKIGMLVLPRINLRDSGVWRVMKQMGPAILGVSVSQISLIINTIFASFLVAGSVSWMYYADRLMELPSGVLGVALGTILLPSLAKTYASDDRHEYSRLMDWGLRLCFLLVLPCSLALAVIAEPLTVALFQYGKFSAHDALMTQRALIAYAVGLLGIILVKVLAPGFYARQNIKTPVKIALFTLVSTQLMNLVFIGPLKHAGLALAISLAACLNAGLLYWQLRKHQLFDPQPGWGKFIAKLVVSVLVMCAVLVGMMYVMPAWDEGGMPIRLVRLGALVVAGVIAYFGMLALLGFRLRDFSRRAVL; encoded by the coding sequence ATGAACCTACTCAAGTCGCTGGCCGCGGTCAGCTCGATGACCATGATCTCGCGGGTGCTCGGTTTCGTGCGCGACACGATAGTTGCCCGCATGTTCGGCGCCGGCATGGCCACCGATGCCTTCTTCGTCGCCTTCAAGCTGCCCAATCTGCTGCGCCGCATCTTTGCCGAGGGCGCCTTCTCCCAGGCTTTCGTGCCGATCCTGGCGGAGTACAAGACCCAGCAGGGCGAAGAGGCGACGCGTACCTTCATTGCCTACGTGTCCGGCCTGCTGACGCTGATCCTGGCGCTGGTCACCGCGCTGGGCATCCTCGCCGCGCCCTGGGTGATCTGGGTGACGGCCCCCGGCTTCGTCGACTCGCCGGAGAAATTCGAGCTCACCAGCGCCCTGCTGCGGGTGACCTTTCCTTATATCCTGCTGATCTCGCTGGCGTCCCTGGCGGGGGCGATCCTCAATACCTGGAACCGCTTCTCGGTGCCGGCCTTCGTGCCGACCTTGCTGAACGTCAGCATGATCCTGTTCTCGCTGTTCCTCACGCCGTACTTCGACCCGCCGATCATGGCGCTGGGCTGGGCCGTGCTGGCCGGTGGCCTGGCACAACTGCTCTACCAACTGCCCCATCTGAAGAAGATTGGCATGCTGGTGCTGCCACGCATCAACCTGCGCGACTCCGGCGTGTGGCGCGTAATGAAGCAGATGGGCCCGGCGATCCTTGGCGTCTCGGTCAGCCAGATTTCGCTGATCATCAACACCATCTTCGCCTCCTTCCTGGTGGCCGGCTCGGTGTCCTGGATGTATTACGCTGATCGCCTGATGGAGCTGCCGTCCGGCGTGCTCGGCGTGGCGCTGGGCACCATCCTGCTGCCGTCGCTGGCCAAGACCTACGCCAGCGACGATCGTCACGAGTATTCGCGGTTGATGGACTGGGGCCTGCGCCTGTGCTTCCTGCTGGTGCTGCCGTGCTCCCTGGCCCTGGCGGTGATCGCCGAGCCGCTGACCGTTGCGCTGTTCCAGTACGGCAAGTTCAGCGCCCATGACGCCCTGATGACCCAGCGCGCGCTGATCGCCTACGCCGTCGGCCTGCTCGGGATCATCCTGGTGAAGGTGCTCGCGCCGGGCTTTTATGCGCGGCAGAACATCAAGACGCCGGTGAAGATCGCGCTGTTCACCCTGGTTTCCACCCAGTTGATGAACCTGGTGTTCATCGGTCCGCTCAAGCACGCGGGCCTGGCCCTGGCGATCAGCCTGGCGGCGTGCCTGAACGCCGGGCTGCTGTATTGGCAGTTGCGCAAGCACCAGTTGTTCGATCCGCAGCCGGGCTGGGGCAAGTTCATCGCCAAATTGGTGGTATCTGTACTGGTGATGTGTGCCGTGCTGGTCGGCATGATGTACGTCATGCCGGCCTGGGACGAGGGCGGGATGCCGATTCGCCTGGTGCGCCTGGGGGCGTTGGTGGTGGCCGGGGTGATCGCCTATTTCGGTATGCTCGCGCTCCTGGGCTTCCGCCTGCGGGACTTCTCTCGCCGCGCGGTGCTGTAA
- the ribF gene encoding bifunctional riboflavin kinase/FAD synthetase, which produces MQLLRGLHNLRPLSGGCVATIGNFDGVHLGHQAILGRLRERSLELGVPSCVVIFEPQPREYFAPDAAPVRLTRLREKLELLRQYGVDFVLCLAFNRRLRELSAAEFVRQVLVEGLRVRHLEVGDDFRFGCDRSGDFAFLVNASAEQGFTVEAATTVEVDGMRVSSSRIRKDLADGDLHMAERLLGRPYRLSGRVLHGQKLGRTLGSPTANIQLKRRKAPLNGVYLVSTMVAGQRCNGVANIGTRPSVNGDGRPHLEVHLLDFAGDLYGQHLDITFHQKLRDEQRFASLEALKAAILADIAAARAYWLGQPLD; this is translated from the coding sequence ATGCAGCTGCTTCGAGGCCTTCACAATCTGCGGCCCCTGTCCGGGGGCTGTGTCGCCACCATCGGTAACTTCGACGGCGTCCACCTTGGTCACCAGGCGATCCTGGGGCGTCTGCGCGAGCGTTCGCTGGAGCTGGGCGTGCCCAGTTGCGTGGTGATTTTCGAACCGCAGCCGCGTGAATACTTCGCCCCGGATGCGGCGCCTGTGCGCCTGACCCGCCTGCGCGAGAAGCTCGAACTGTTGCGCCAGTACGGCGTCGATTTCGTCCTCTGCCTGGCTTTCAATCGCCGTCTGCGCGAGTTGTCGGCGGCCGAGTTCGTCCGCCAGGTGCTGGTGGAGGGTCTGCGGGTCCGCCATCTGGAAGTGGGCGATGATTTCCGCTTCGGCTGCGACCGTTCCGGCGACTTCGCCTTCCTGGTCAACGCCAGTGCGGAGCAGGGCTTTACCGTCGAAGCTGCGACCACCGTGGAAGTCGACGGCATGCGCGTGAGCAGCTCGCGCATCCGCAAGGACCTCGCCGACGGCGACCTGCACATGGCCGAGCGCCTGCTGGGTCGTCCATATCGCCTGAGCGGCCGTGTGCTGCACGGGCAGAAGCTGGGCCGCACACTGGGTTCGCCCACCGCGAACATCCAGCTCAAGCGCCGCAAGGCGCCGCTCAATGGGGTTTACCTGGTCAGCACGATGGTGGCTGGCCAGCGCTGCAACGGGGTTGCCAACATCGGCACCCGACCGTCTGTGAATGGCGACGGCCGGCCCCACCTGGAAGTGCATCTGCTGGATTTCGCTGGCGATCTTTACGGCCAGCATCTGGACATCACTTTCCACCAGAAGCTGCGTGATGAGCAGCGTTTTGCCTCGCTGGAGGCACTCAAGGCGGCCATCCTCGCCGACATCGCCGCCGCCCGGGCCTATTGGCTGGGCCAACCGCTTGATTGA
- the ileS gene encoding isoleucine--tRNA ligase, translating into MTDYKATLNLPETDFPMKAGLPQREPQTLKLWNDIGLYQKLRKIGEGRPKFVLHDGPPYANGSIHIGHAVNKILKDIIVRSKTLAGYDAPYVPGWDCHGLPIEHKVETTHGKNLPADKTRELCREYAAEQIEGQKADFIRLGVLGEWDNPYKTMAFANEAGEIRALAEMVKQGFVFKGLKPVNWCFDCGSALAEAEVEYADKKSDAIDVAFPVEDEGKLAAAFGLDSLPKPTAIVIWTTTPWTIPANQALNVHPEFTYALVDTGERLLVLAEELVESCLQRYGLEGQVIATAQGEALDLIRFRHPFYERFSPVYLAEYVELGAGTGVVHSSPAYGEDDFRTCKQYGMVNDDILSPVQSNGVYVADLPFFGGQFIWKANPAIVAKLDEVGALLKHASISHSYMHCWRHKTPLIYRATAQWFVGMDKQPEAGATLRERALQAITETDFVPNWGQARLHGMIAGRPDWCISRQRNWGVPIPFFLHKATGELHPRTVELMEEVAQRVEQSGIEAWFKLDAAELLGDEAAQYDKINDTLDVWFDSGTTHWHVLRGSHAELGHASGPAADLYLEGSDQHRGWFHSSLLTGCAIDGHAPYRQLLTHGFTVDESGRKMSKSLGNVIAPQQVTDTLGADILRLWVSATDYSGEMAVSQTILQRSADAYRRIRNTARFLLSNLSGFDPAKDLLPNDQLLALDRWAIDRALLLQRELEEAYRDYRFWNVYSKVHNFCVQELGGFYLDIIKDRQYTTQENSVARRSCQTALFHIAEALVRWIAPILAFTAEEIWSFLPGERAESVMLTTWYDGLSELPADAELDRAYWDEVMAAKAAVNKELENQRSAKTIGGNLQAEITLYAEDSLAKRLEKLGNELRFVLITSAAAVAPLADAPADAVESELPGLKLKVIKSAHAKCGRCWHFRADVGSHTAHPELCGRCVENIDGAGEVRHYA; encoded by the coding sequence ATGACCGATTACAAAGCCACTCTGAACCTTCCCGAAACCGACTTCCCGATGAAAGCCGGCCTGCCGCAGCGCGAGCCGCAGACCCTGAAACTCTGGAACGACATTGGCCTGTACCAGAAGCTGCGGAAGATTGGCGAAGGTCGCCCGAAATTCGTCCTGCACGATGGCCCGCCCTACGCCAACGGCAGCATCCATATCGGTCACGCAGTCAACAAGATCCTCAAGGACATCATCGTCCGCTCCAAGACCCTGGCCGGCTACGACGCCCCCTACGTGCCGGGCTGGGACTGCCACGGCCTGCCGATCGAGCACAAGGTCGAGACCACCCACGGCAAGAACCTGCCGGCGGACAAGACCCGCGAGCTGTGCCGTGAATACGCCGCCGAGCAGATCGAAGGGCAGAAGGCCGACTTCATTCGCCTGGGCGTGCTGGGCGAGTGGGACAACCCCTACAAGACCATGGCGTTCGCCAACGAAGCCGGCGAAATCCGCGCCCTGGCCGAGATGGTCAAGCAGGGCTTCGTGTTCAAGGGCCTGAAGCCGGTGAACTGGTGCTTCGACTGCGGTTCGGCCCTGGCCGAGGCGGAAGTGGAATACGCCGACAAGAAGTCCGACGCCATCGACGTCGCCTTCCCTGTGGAAGACGAAGGCAAACTGGCCGCCGCGTTCGGCCTGGACAGCCTGCCCAAGCCCACCGCCATCGTCATCTGGACCACCACCCCCTGGACCATCCCGGCCAACCAGGCACTGAACGTCCACCCCGAATTCACCTACGCGCTGGTCGATACCGGTGAGCGCCTGCTGGTGCTGGCCGAGGAACTGGTCGAGTCCTGCCTGCAACGCTACGGCCTGGAAGGCCAGGTCATCGCCACCGCACAAGGCGAAGCGCTGGACCTGATCCGCTTCCGTCATCCGTTCTACGAGCGTTTCTCGCCCGTCTACCTGGCCGAGTACGTCGAACTGGGCGCCGGCACCGGCGTGGTTCACTCCTCTCCGGCCTACGGCGAGGACGACTTCCGTACCTGCAAGCAGTACGGCATGGTCAACGACGACATCCTGAGCCCCGTGCAGAGCAACGGCGTGTACGTGGCCGACCTGCCGTTCTTCGGCGGCCAGTTCATCTGGAAGGCCAACCCGGCCATCGTCGCCAAGCTCGATGAAGTCGGTGCGCTGCTCAAGCACGCCAGCATCAGCCACAGCTACATGCACTGCTGGCGCCACAAGACCCCGCTGATCTACCGTGCCACCGCGCAGTGGTTCGTCGGCATGGACAAGCAGCCGGAAGCCGGCGCCACCCTGCGTGAGCGCGCGCTGCAGGCCATCACCGAAACCGACTTCGTGCCCAACTGGGGCCAGGCGCGCCTGCACGGCATGATCGCCGGCCGTCCGGACTGGTGCATCTCGCGTCAGCGCAACTGGGGCGTGCCGATCCCGTTCTTCCTGCACAAGGCCACCGGCGAGCTGCACCCGCGCACCGTCGAGCTGATGGAAGAGGTTGCCCAGCGCGTTGAACAGTCAGGCATCGAGGCCTGGTTCAAGCTTGACGCCGCCGAACTGCTGGGCGATGAAGCCGCGCAGTACGACAAGATCAACGACACCCTGGACGTCTGGTTCGACTCCGGCACCACCCATTGGCACGTGCTGCGCGGCTCCCACGCCGAGCTGGGCCACGCCAGCGGTCCGGCCGCCGACCTCTACCTGGAAGGCTCCGACCAGCACCGCGGCTGGTTCCACTCCTCGCTGCTGACCGGCTGCGCCATCGACGGCCACGCGCCGTACCGCCAGCTGCTGACCCACGGCTTCACCGTGGACGAGTCCGGCCGCAAGATGTCCAAGTCCCTGGGCAACGTGATCGCCCCGCAGCAGGTCACCGACACCCTGGGTGCCGACATTCTGCGCCTGTGGGTTTCCGCCACCGACTACTCGGGCGAGATGGCGGTTTCCCAGACCATCCTGCAGCGCAGCGCCGATGCCTATCGCCGCATCCGCAACACCGCGCGCTTCCTGCTGTCCAACCTGTCCGGCTTCGACCCGGCCAAGGACCTGCTGCCCAACGACCAACTGCTGGCCCTGGACCGCTGGGCCATCGACCGGGCCCTGCTGCTGCAGCGCGAACTGGAAGAGGCCTACCGCGACTACCGCTTCTGGAACGTCTACTCCAAGGTGCACAACTTCTGCGTGCAGGAGCTGGGCGGCTTCTACCTGGACATCATCAAGGACCGCCAGTACACCACCCAGGAAAACAGCGTCGCCCGTCGTTCCTGCCAGACCGCGCTGTTCCACATCGCCGAAGCCCTGGTGCGCTGGATCGCCCCGATCCTGGCCTTCACCGCCGAGGAAATCTGGAGCTTCCTGCCGGGCGAGCGCGCCGAGTCGGTCATGCTGACCACCTGGTACGACGGCCTCTCCGAACTGCCGGCCGACGCCGAGCTGGACCGTGCCTACTGGGACGAAGTCATGGCCGCCAAGGCTGCCGTGAACAAGGAACTGGAGAACCAGCGCAGCGCCAAGACTATCGGCGGCAACCTGCAGGCCGAGATCACTCTCTACGCCGAGGACTCCCTGGCCAAGCGCCTGGAGAAGCTGGGCAACGAGCTGCGCTTCGTGCTGATCACCTCCGCCGCCGCCGTCGCGCCGCTGGCCGATGCGCCGGCCGACGCGGTTGAAAGCGAACTGCCGGGCCTGAAGCTGAAGGTGATCAAGTCCGCCCATGCCAAGTGCGGCCGTTGCTGGCACTTCCGCGCTGACGTGGGCAGCCACACCGCGCACCCGGAGCTGTGCGGCCGTTGCGTCGAGAACATCGATGGCGCCGGCGAGGTTCGTCACTATGCCTGA
- the lspA gene encoding signal peptidase II produces MPDRFGRLPWLWITVLVFVLDQVSKAFFQAELTMYQQIVVIPDLFSWTLAYNTGAAFSFLADGSGWQRWLFALIAIVVSAVLVVWLKRLKRGETWLAIALALVLGGALGNLYDRIVLGHVVDFILVHWQNRWYFPAFNLADSAITVGAIMLALDMFKSKKSGETAHG; encoded by the coding sequence ATGCCTGATCGTTTCGGCCGTCTGCCCTGGCTGTGGATCACCGTGCTGGTGTTCGTGCTGGACCAGGTCAGCAAGGCTTTCTTTCAGGCCGAGCTGACCATGTACCAGCAGATCGTGGTCATCCCCGACCTGTTCAGCTGGACCCTGGCCTATAACACCGGCGCGGCCTTCAGCTTCCTGGCCGATGGCTCGGGCTGGCAGCGCTGGCTGTTTGCCCTGATCGCCATCGTGGTGAGCGCCGTGCTGGTGGTCTGGCTTAAGCGCCTGAAGCGCGGCGAGACCTGGCTGGCCATCGCCCTGGCCCTGGTGCTGGGCGGTGCGCTGGGCAACCTATACGACCGCATCGTGCTCGGTCACGTGGTCGATTTCATCCTGGTGCACTGGCAGAACCGCTGGTATTTCCCGGCGTTCAACCTGGCCGACAGCGCCATCACCGTCGGCGCCATCATGCTGGCGCTGGATATGTTCAAATCGAAGAAGTCCGGAGAAACCGCCCATGGCTGA
- the fkpB gene encoding FKBP-type peptidyl-prolyl cis-trans isomerase yields the protein MAEFSETIQRIGADTQVTLHFALKLEDGNVVDSTFDKQPATFKVGDGNLLPGFEQALFGLKAGDKRTLTIEPELGFGQPNPANVQVMPRDQFQDMELAEGLLVIFNDAAKTELPGIVKAFDDQHVTIDFNHPLAGKTLAFEVDIIDVKSA from the coding sequence ATGGCTGAGTTTTCTGAAACCATTCAGCGTATCGGTGCGGATACCCAGGTCACCCTGCATTTCGCCCTCAAGCTGGAAGACGGCAACGTCGTCGACAGCACTTTCGACAAGCAGCCGGCCACCTTCAAGGTCGGCGACGGCAACCTGCTGCCGGGCTTCGAGCAGGCACTGTTCGGTCTCAAGGCCGGCGACAAGCGCACCCTGACCATCGAGCCGGAGCTGGGCTTCGGCCAGCCGAACCCGGCCAACGTCCAGGTGATGCCGCGCGACCAGTTCCAGGACATGGAGCTGGCCGAGGGCCTGCTGGTGATCTTCAACGACGCCGCCAAGACCGAGCTGCCGGGTATCGTCAAAGCCTTCGATGACCAGCACGTCACCATCGACTTCAACCATCCGCTGGCCGGCAAAACGCTGGCCTTTGAAGTCGATATCATTGACGTGAAATCTGCCTGA
- the ispH gene encoding 4-hydroxy-3-methylbut-2-enyl diphosphate reductase produces MQIKLANPRGFCAGVDRAIEIVNRALDVFGPPIYVRHEVVHNKFVVENLRNRGAVFVEELDQVPDDTIVIFSAHGVSQAVRKEAENRGLKVFDATCPLVTKVHMEVVRYSRDGHECILIGHEGHPEVEGTMGQYDDSNGGAIYLVEDEEDVAALEVRNPEALHFVTQTTLSMDDTSKVIDALRAKFPHIQGPRKNDICYATQNRQDAVKELADQCDLVLVVGSPNSSNSNRLRELAERMGTPGYLIDGAEDLKKEWFDGVQRIGITAGASAPEVLVRGVIQQLREWGAEPEVELDGREENITFSMPKELRVKAV; encoded by the coding sequence ATGCAAATCAAACTCGCCAATCCCCGCGGCTTCTGCGCCGGCGTCGACCGGGCGATCGAGATCGTCAACCGCGCCCTCGACGTGTTCGGCCCGCCGATCTACGTGCGCCATGAAGTGGTGCACAACAAGTTCGTGGTGGAAAACCTGCGCAACCGCGGCGCCGTGTTCGTCGAGGAACTCGACCAGGTGCCGGACGACACCATTGTCATCTTCAGCGCCCACGGTGTCTCTCAGGCTGTGCGCAAGGAAGCCGAGAACCGTGGTCTGAAGGTCTTCGATGCGACCTGCCCGTTGGTGACCAAGGTGCATATGGAAGTCGTGCGCTACAGCCGCGACGGCCACGAATGCATCCTGATCGGCCACGAAGGCCATCCGGAAGTGGAGGGCACCATGGGGCAGTACGATGACTCCAACGGCGGCGCCATCTACCTGGTGGAAGACGAGGAGGATGTGGCCGCACTGGAGGTTCGCAACCCCGAGGCGCTGCACTTCGTGACCCAGACCACCCTGTCCATGGACGACACCTCCAAGGTGATCGACGCCCTGAGGGCGAAATTCCCTCACATCCAGGGCCCGCGCAAGAACGACATCTGCTACGCCACCCAGAACCGCCAGGACGCGGTGAAGGAATTGGCCGACCAATGCGACCTGGTACTGGTGGTGGGCAGCCCGAACAGCTCCAACTCCAACCGCCTGCGCGAGCTGGCCGAGCGCATGGGCACCCCGGGCTACCTGATCGATGGCGCCGAGGACCTGAAGAAGGAATGGTTCGATGGCGTGCAGCGCATCGGCATCACCGCAGGCGCCTCGGCCCCGGAAGTCCTCGTGCGTGGTGTGATCCAGCAGCTTCGCGAGTGGGGCGCGGAGCCCGAGGTTGAGCTGGATGGCCGGGAGGAGAACATTACTTTCTCGATGCCCAAGGAATTGCGGGTGAAGGCTGTGTGA
- a CDS encoding type IV pilin protein yields MKRVQTGFTLLEVMIVVVVIGILAAIAYPSYEEYVKRGNRAEGQAALNDAAARQERYFAQNNSYVTSTADISKLGMRTDGSNTISETGKYRLQVAGGGGGYTLTAVQQFGDTKCGNLTLNAQGEKGRTGSGKTTEDCWR; encoded by the coding sequence ATGAAACGTGTTCAGACCGGCTTCACCCTGCTTGAAGTCATGATCGTGGTGGTCGTCATCGGCATCCTCGCCGCCATCGCCTATCCGAGCTACGAGGAGTACGTCAAACGGGGAAACCGGGCGGAAGGTCAGGCCGCATTGAACGATGCCGCGGCGCGCCAGGAGCGCTACTTCGCCCAGAACAACAGCTACGTGACCAGCACCGCCGACATCAGCAAGCTGGGCATGCGCACCGACGGCAGCAACACAATCTCCGAGACCGGCAAGTACCGGCTGCAAGTGGCGGGAGGCGGCGGAGGCTACACGCTGACCGCCGTTCAACAGTTCGGTGATACCAAGTGCGGCAATCTGACCCTGAACGCCCAGGGTGAGAAAGGAAGAACCGGCAGCGGCAAGACCACCGAGGATTGCTGGCGCTGA